CGACGGACTGAGTGAGAACATTATAGATACTATGAATACTGAGATTAAATCAATAAACGGAGTAAAATCTGCAGAGTTCATATCCAAAGCTGTAGCACTTAAGAATTTGGAGAAAAAATGGGGCGATAACTCCTATCTGCTGGAGGGCCTGGATGGTGACAATCCGCTTCCGGATGCTTTCCTCATTACCCTGTCAGATCCAAATAAGGCATCCAGCGTAGCAATGTCGGTATCAGCAATTTCAAATATTGAAAAAGTAGTATATGGCAAGGAGGAGCTTGCAAAGCTCTTGAGTACAACCTATGTGTTGAGAATGAGCAGTGTTGTGATAATACTCATACTCCTGTTCATTTCAATATTCATAATAGCGAACACCATAAAGCTCACCCTATATGCCAGAAGGCGTGAGATAGGGATAATGAAATACGTAGGTGCCACAGACTGGTTTGTAAGGATGCCATTTATCATTGAAGGGATAATGGTGGGCATAATTGGAGCCATAGCAGCCACTGCTATACTTGGAGGCGCCTACTTTTACTGTTCCAACCTTGTAAAAAACCAGATGATAGGCTTTATGTCCATATCCCTTATGCCTTTTAATCAGATTATAACAAGCATGATGGTGCTTTTGATAACTGTCGGTATAATAATCGGCGCAGCAGGAAGCCTTATTTCGGTAAGAAAGTTTATTAAAGTTTAGGCCCCTTCCAGGCGCAGCCTGTCAGCATTGAAGCTGCGCTTCAATGAATGGGCAAATTAAGGAATGTCTTAATAAATTAAAACTAGGAGGGGTAGAGTTGAAAAAAAGAATAGTTGCATTCTTACTAGCACTTATGCTTTCAATACCCTTTGCTAATGTTTATGCAAAGAGCCCTACTGAAGTTGACAAGCTTAAGCAGGAGCAGGATAAGCTGAATAGTCAGATACAGCAGACCCAAAAAACCATTAACGAGGTAAAGAAGGAGAAGAAAAATGTATCAAAGGCTATAGAAGACCTGGATCATAAGCTTAATCAAGCTGAGGATGAGCTTTCCAATGTCGAAAGCACGCTTTCCCAACTAGAGAATCAGATTGCAGTTACAACAAGGGAGCTTGAAAGAGCCTCTAGTGATGCCGGTAGTCAGAAGGAACTCTTGAAAAAGAGAGTAAGAGTCATGTATGAAAACGGAAACGTTGGATATATGTCGGTAATATTGAACTCCACGAGCTTCTCGGATTTTATATCCAGACTAGATTTTCTCAAAAAGATTATCAACTTTGATATGAATCTGTTAAGTAAAATGAAAAGTCACCGTGATTCGGTTGCAGATAAAAGAAATCAGCTGGGATCAGAGCTGAAGGAAAAAGAAAGGCTTAAGAATCAGATAGGCGAGAAAAAGGAGCAGGTTGCGACAGCTAAGGAGGATAGAGAGAAGACACTTAAGGACCTTACCAAAGACTTGAAAGAGCTGGAGCGACAAGAGGACAAGCTCTTGGCACAATCCGCCGAGATTGGGAAGAAGATAGTCTCACTGCAGTCCTCCAACAAATATATAGGAGGAAAGATAGGCTGGCCCGCACCGGGCTATTCCAGGATCACATCTCCTTATGGCTACAGGACTCACCCAATACTTAAGAAGAAAAAGCTGCACACGGGAATAGACATTGCAGTTCCAAGCGGCTCAACCATAGTTGCCGCAAACGCAGGAAAGGTCATATACTCAGGATATTATGGAGGCTATGGCAATACTGTAATCATAGACCATGGCGGTAAAATATCTACGCTGTATGCTCATAACAGCAAGCTTCTTGTAAAGGTTGGAGATGAGGTTGAAAAGGGCAAAGCGATAACAAAATCCGGCAGCACAGGCCTTTCAACAGGACCACACCTTCACTTTGAGGTAAGAGAAAACGGGCAGCATGTAGATCCAATGAAGTATTTGACAGGCAAGTAGGGGCGATTCACGAATCGCCCGTCCTATACAGGGTAGAGATTAAAAATACACCAATTTGGTGTATTTTTTTTATCCTTTGAATAATTGACATGACATAAGACAATATTATACAATGTAAATGCAAATTGTTTGCAAAAAGGGGAAGGATGAATGAAAAAGGTAAAAACAGCATTAATCGTTTTACTACTGCTTAGTATGGTGCTGTCGGGCTGTGCAGGAGCTAGTGAAAAGCCTATAGACCGAAGTAATCAGAACGAGACAGATAAAGGCCGGATGAAAATATATGCCAGCTTTTACCCCATGTATTTTCTCGCGAGTGAGATAGCCGGGGATAAGGCAGAGGTAATATCCATGGTGCCTGCGGGAGCGGAACCCCATGATTGGGAGCCTAGCCCCAGGATGGTAATAGAGCTCAGTAAGGCTGACATGCTTATATATAACGGTGTGGGAATGGAGCCTTGGATTGATAA
The Clostridia bacterium genome window above contains:
- the ftsX gene encoding permease-like cell division protein FtsX; its protein translation is MKLRTGKFFIREGLSSLKRNRTMSAAAITSVVAALLVIGIFLVIVLNIDFAATKLESQIEMMVYLNDGLSENIIDTMNTEIKSINGVKSAEFISKAVALKNLEKKWGDNSYLLEGLDGDNPLPDAFLITLSDPNKASSVAMSVSAISNIEKVVYGKEELAKLLSTTYVLRMSSVVIILILLFISIFIIANTIKLTLYARRREIGIMKYVGATDWFVRMPFIIEGIMVGIIGAIAATAILGGAYFYCSNLVKNQMIGFMSISLMPFNQIITSMMVLLITVGIIIGAAGSLISVRKFIKV
- a CDS encoding peptidoglycan DD-metalloendopeptidase family protein — translated: MKKRIVAFLLALMLSIPFANVYAKSPTEVDKLKQEQDKLNSQIQQTQKTINEVKKEKKNVSKAIEDLDHKLNQAEDELSNVESTLSQLENQIAVTTRELERASSDAGSQKELLKKRVRVMYENGNVGYMSVILNSTSFSDFISRLDFLKKIINFDMNLLSKMKSHRDSVADKRNQLGSELKEKERLKNQIGEKKEQVATAKEDREKTLKDLTKDLKELERQEDKLLAQSAEIGKKIVSLQSSNKYIGGKIGWPAPGYSRITSPYGYRTHPILKKKKLHTGIDIAVPSGSTIVAANAGKVIYSGYYGGYGNTVIIDHGGKISTLYAHNSKLLVKVGDEVEKGKAITKSGSTGLSTGPHLHFEVRENGQHVDPMKYLTGK